In Finegoldia magna ATCC 53516, a genomic segment contains:
- a CDS encoding ATP-binding cassette domain-containing protein, giving the protein MFYLKKGDKVKISGENGTGKTTLIKILSNIYTDYNGNISINNTELNNAKDININYFCQNSYVFPTTVKENIFLGKKKIDTVFTDNKLLMKTNVNDLSGGEKHKITLDRALIGNSNIFIFDEPLNHLDSESTEKFLKVFDEIEGIVIFVDHKNIIKNYNKEIILSH; this is encoded by the coding sequence ATTTTTTATTTAAAAAAAGGAGATAAAGTTAAAATATCTGGAGAAAATGGAACTGGAAAAACAACTTTAATTAAAATTTTAAGTAACATTTATACCGATTATAATGGAAATATTAGTATTAACAACACAGAGTTAAATAATGCGAAGGATATCAACATAAATTATTTTTGTCAAAACTCTTATGTTTTTCCAACTACTGTGAAAGAGAATATTTTCCTAGGGAAGAAAAAAATAGATACTGTATTCACAGATAATAAGTTACTAATGAAAACAAATGTGAATGATCTATCTGGTGGGGAAAAACACAAAATAACTTTAGATAGGGCGCTAATAGGAAACTCAAATATATTTATATTTGACGAACCACTCAATCACTTGGATAGCGAATCAACCGAAAAATTTCTGAAAGTTTTTGATGAAATTGAAGGAATAGTTATTTTTGTCGACCATAAAAATATAATTAAAAACTACAATAAAGAAATAATTTTATCTCACTAA
- a CDS encoding YdcP family protein, with protein sequence MELKFVIPNMEKTFGNLEFAGEDKVVQRRINGRLTVLSRSYNLYSDVQRADDIVVVLPAEAGEKHFGFEERVKLVNPRITAEGYKIGTRGFTNYLLHADDMIKE encoded by the coding sequence ATGGAACTTAAATTTGTGATTCCCAACATGGAAAAAACATTCGGCAATTTAGAATTTGCTGGCGAGGATAAAGTCGTTCAGCGAAGAATCAACGGACGGCTAACTGTCTTATCAAGAAGCTATAATCTCTATTCTGATGTTCAAAGAGCAGATGATATTGTGGTGGTGCTTCCTGCTGAAGCTGGCGAAAAACATTTCGGCTTTGAGGAACGTGTGAAGTTAGTCAATCCACGTATTACCGCAGAGGGCTACAAAATCGGCACTCGTGGTTTTACAAATTACCTTTTACATGCTGACGACATGATAAAAGAATAA
- a CDS encoding YdcP family protein, with protein sequence MMRLANGIVLDKDTTFGELKFSALRREVRIQNEDGSVSDEIKERTYDLKSKGQGRMIQVSIPASVPLKEFDYNARVELINPIADTVATATYQGADVDWYIKADDIVLTKDSSSFKAQPQAKKEPTQDK encoded by the coding sequence ATGATGAGATTAGCAAATGGCATTGTATTAGATAAAGACACGACTTTTGGAGAATTGAAATTCTCTGCTCTACGTCGTGAAGTGAGAATCCAAAATGAAGACGGGTCGGTTTCAGATGAAATCAAGGAACGTACCTATGACTTAAAATCCAAAGGACAAGGACGCATGATTCAAGTAAGTATTCCTGCCAGCGTGCCTTTGAAAGAGTTTGATTATAACGCACGGGTGGAACTTATCAATCCCATTGCGGACACCGTTGCTACTGCCACCTATCAAGGAGCAGATGTTGACTGGTATATCAAGGCAGACGATATTGTGCTGACAAAGGATTCTAGTTCATTCAAAGCTCAACCACAAGCAAAGAAAGAACCGACACAAGACAAATAG
- a CDS encoding FtsK/SpoIIIE domain-containing protein, protein MKQRGKRIRPSGKDLVFHFTIASLLPVFLLVVGLFHVKTIQQINWQDFNLSQADKIDIPYLIISFSVAILICLLVAFVFKRVRYDTVKQLYHRQKLAKMILENKWYESEQVKTEGFFKDSAGRTKEKITYFPKMYYRLKNGLIQIRVEITLGKYQDQLLHLEKKLESGLYCELTDKELKDSYVEYTLLYDTIASRISIDEVEAKDGKLRLMKNVWWEYDKLPHMLIAGGTGGGKTYFILTLIEALLHTDSKLYILDPKNADLADLGSVMANVYYRKEDLLSCIETFYEEMMKRSEEMKQMKNYKTGKNYAYLGLPAHFLIFDEYVAFMEMLGTKENTAVMNKLKQIVMLGRQAGFFLILACQRPDAKYLGDGIRDQFNFRVALGRMSEMGYGMMFGSDVQKDFFLKRIKGRGYVDVGTSVISEFYTPLVPKGYDFLEEIKKLSNSRQSTQATCEAEVAGVD, encoded by the coding sequence ATGAAACAGCGTGGTAAAAGGATTCGCCCATCTGGTAAAGATTTAGTCTTTCATTTTACGATAGCGTCACTCCTGCCTGTTTTCCTGCTGGTTGTCGGACTGTTTCATGTGAAGACAATCCAGCAGATCAACTGGCAGGATTTTAACCTATCACAAGCAGATAAGATTGACATTCCCTATTTAATTATCAGTTTCAGTGTCGCAATTCTTATCTGCTTGCTGGTAGCGTTTGTATTCAAACGGGTTCGCTATGATACGGTTAAACAACTTTACCACCGTCAAAAACTGGCAAAGATGATACTTGAAAACAAGTGGTATGAATCTGAACAGGTCAAAACAGAGGGTTTCTTTAAAGATAGTGCTGGTCGTACAAAGGAAAAGATAACCTACTTCCCTAAAATGTATTATCGACTTAAAAATGGCTTGATACAGATACGGGTGGAAATCACGCTGGGAAAATATCAAGACCAACTCTTACACTTGGAAAAGAAATTAGAGAGTGGCTTGTACTGTGAGCTGACGGATAAAGAGTTAAAGGATTCCTATGTGGAATATACTTTGCTCTATGACACCATAGCCAGTCGTATTTCTATTGATGAAGTAGAAGCTAAAGATGGTAAACTTCGCTTAATGAAAAACGTATGGTGGGAATATGATAAGCTCCCTCATATGTTGATTGCTGGTGGTACAGGTGGCGGTAAAACTTACTTTATACTGACACTGATTGAAGCCTTGCTTCATACAGATTCAAAACTGTATATTCTTGACCCGAAAAATGCTGACCTTGCGGACTTAGGTTCTGTGATGGCAAATGTCTACTATAGAAAAGAAGACTTGCTTTCTTGCATTGAAACATTCTATGAAGAAATGATGAAACGTAGTGAGGAAATGAAGCAGATGAAGAACTATAAGACTGGCAAAAATTATGCTTACTTAGGTCTCCCGGCACACTTCTTAATCTTTGATGAATACGTCGCTTTCATGGAAATGCTGGGAACAAAAGAAAACACCGCAGTTATGAATAAGCTGAAACAGATTGTCATGTTAGGTCGTCAAGCTGGCTTCTTTCTAATACTGGCTTGTCAACGTCCAGACGCAAAATATTTAGGCGACGGAATCCGTGATCAGTTTAATTTCAGAGTGGCTTTAGGTCGTATGTCTGAAATGGGCTATGGCATGATGTTTGGCAGTGACGTACAAAAGGATTTCTTCTTAAAGCGAATCAAAGGTCGTGGCTATGTTGATGTAGGAACAAGTGTCATATCAGAGTTTTATACTCCCCTTGTACCAAAAGGATATGATTTCTTGGAGGAAATTAAAAAGTTATCCAACAGCAGACAGTCCACGCAGGCGACGTGCGAAGCGGAAGTCGCAGGTGTGGACTGA
- the mobT gene encoding MobT family relaxase — MEGFLLNEQTWLQHLKEKRLAYGLSQNRLAVATGITRQYLSDIETGKVKPSEDLQQSLWEALERFNPDAPLEMLFDYVRIRFPTTDVQQVVENILQLKLSYFLHEDYGFYSYSEHYALGDIFVLCSHELDKGVLVELKGRGCRQFESYLLAQQRSWYEFFMDVLVAGGVMKRLDLAINDKTGILNIPVLTEKCQQEECISVFRSFKSYRSGELVRKEEKECMGNTLYIGSLQSEVYFCIYEKDYEQYKKNDIPIEDAEVKNRFEIRLKNERAYYAVRDLLVYDNPEHTAFKIINRYIRFVDKDDSKPRSDWKLNEEWAWFIGNNRERLKLTTKPEPYSFQRTLNWLSHQVAPTLKVAIKLDEINQTQVVKDILDHAKLTDRHKQILKQQSVKEQDVITTKK, encoded by the coding sequence TTGGAGGGATTTTTACTGAATGAACAAACTTGGTTACAGCATTTAAAAGAAAAACGCTTGGCTTATGGACTATCTCAAAACCGTTTAGCTGTTGCGACTGGTATTACAAGGCAGTATCTAAGCGATATTGAAACAGGAAAAGTCAAGCCATCAGAGGATTTACAGCAGTCCCTTTGGGAAGCTCTGGAACGCTTCAATCCCGACGCTCCCCTTGAAATGCTGTTTGATTATGTAAGGATTCGCTTTCCGACAACAGACGTACAGCAGGTGGTCGAAAACATCTTACAACTGAAACTGTCCTATTTTCTTCATGAGGACTATGGTTTCTATTCTTATTCAGAGCATTATGCTTTAGGCGACATATTCGTCCTTTGCTCCCATGAACTGGACAAAGGAGTTCTGGTGGAATTGAAAGGTCGTGGGTGCAGACAATTTGAAAGCTATCTTCTGGCACAACAAAGAAGCTGGTATGAGTTCTTTATGGACGTTTTGGTGGCTGGCGGTGTGATGAAACGCCTTGACCTTGCCATTAACGATAAGACAGGGATTTTGAATATCCCTGTACTCACTGAAAAGTGCCAACAGGAAGAATGTATCTCCGTCTTCCGCAGTTTTAAAAGCTATCGCAGTGGCGAACTGGTACGCAAAGAGGAAAAGGAATGTATGGGAAACACCCTCTATATCGGTTCATTACAAAGTGAAGTTTATTTCTGTATCTATGAAAAGGACTACGAGCAGTACAAGAAAAATGATATTCCCATTGAAGACGCAGAAGTAAAAAACCGTTTTGAGATTCGATTGAAAAATGAGCGTGCCTATTATGCAGTCCGTGATTTACTCGTCTATGACAATCCAGAGCATACCGCCTTTAAAATTATCAATCGGTATATCCGTTTTGTAGATAAAGACGATTCCAAACCTCGTTCTGATTGGAAACTGAATGAAGAATGGGCTTGGTTTATTGGGAACAATCGTGAACGATTAAAACTAACCACAAAACCAGAGCCTTACTCCTTCCAAAGGACGCTGAACTGGCTATCTCATCAAGTTGCCCCGACCTTAAAGGTTGCGATTAAACTTGATGAAATCAACCAGACGCAGGTTGTAAAAGACATTCTCGACCATGCGAAACTGACAGACCGACACAAGCAGATTTTGAAGCAACAGTCAGTAAAAGAACAGGACGTGATAACAACAAAAAAATAA
- a CDS encoding antirestriction protein ArdA, producing the protein MDDMQVYIANLGKYNEGELVGAWFTFPIDFEEVKEKIGLNDEYEEYAIHDYELPFTVDEYTSIGELNRLWEMVSELPEELQSELSALLTHFSSIEELSEHQEDIIIHSDCDDMYDVARYYIEETGALGEVPASLQNYIDYQAYGRDLDLSGTFISTNHGIFEIVY; encoded by the coding sequence ATGGACGATATGCAAGTCTATATTGCGAATTTAGGCAAATACAATGAGGGCGAATTGGTCGGTGCGTGGTTTACCTTTCCCATTGACTTTGAGGAAGTCAAAGAGAAAATCGGCTTGAATGATGAATATGAGGAATACGCCATTCATGACTACGAGTTACCCTTTACGGTTGACGAATACACTTCCATTGGCGAACTCAATCGACTATGGGAAATGGTATCGGAATTACCCGAAGAATTACAATCGGAGCTATCTGCTCTGCTCACTCATTTTTCAAGCATTGAAGAACTAAGCGAACATCAAGAGGATATTATCATTCATTCCGATTGTGATGATATGTATGACGTGGCACGCTACTACATTGAAGAAACGGGTGCTTTAGGCGAAGTACCAGCTAGTCTTCAAAACTATATTGATTATCAAGCCTATGGTCGGGATTTAGACCTTTCAGGAACGTTTATCTCAACCAATCATGGGATTTTTGAAATCGTCTATTAA
- a CDS encoding conjugal transfer protein, with the protein MKKIRSYTSIWSVEKVLYSINDFRLPFPITFTQMTWFVVSLFAVMILGNLPPLSMIEGAFLKYFGIPVAFTWFMSTKTFDGKKPYGFLKSVIAYALRPKLTYAGKKVTLGRNQPQEAITAVRSEFYGISN; encoded by the coding sequence ATGAAGAAAATACGAAGCTATACCAGTATCTGGTCTGTGGAAAAGGTACTGTATTCTATCAATGATTTTAGACTTCCGTTTCCCATAACCTTTACGCAAATGACATGGTTTGTCGTGTCACTCTTTGCAGTGATGATACTTGGCAACTTGCCCCCTCTTTCCATGATAGAGGGAGCATTTCTCAAATACTTTGGGATTCCTGTGGCTTTCACATGGTTTATGTCTACAAAAACTTTTGATGGTAAAAAGCCTTATGGATTTTTGAAGTCTGTCATTGCTTATGCACTGCGACCAAAGCTGACCTATGCAGGAAAAAAAGTAACGCTTGGCAGAAACCAGCCACAAGAAGCCATTACAGCAGTTAGGAGTGAATTTTATGGCATATCCAATTAA
- a CDS encoding ATP-binding protein — protein MAYPIKYIENNLVWNKDGECYAYYELVPYNYSFLSPEQKIQVHDSFRQLIAQNRDGKIHALQISTESSIRSAQERSKNEVTGKLKAVAYDKIDQQTDALISMIGENQVNYRFFIGFKLLLNDQEFSMKSLTVEAKNALSDFVYDVNHKLMGDFVSMSNDEILRFQKMEKLLENKISRRFKIRRLDKDDFGYLIEHLYGQTGTAYEEYEYHLSKKKLDNETLIKYYDLIKPTRCLVEEKQRYLKIQQEDETVYVAYFTINSIVGELDFPSSEIFYYQQQQFTFPIDTSMNVEIVANRKALSTVRNKKKELKDLDNHAWQSDNETSSNVAEALESVNELETNLDQSKESMYKLSYVVRVSANDLDELKRRCNEVKDFYDDLSVKLVRPFGDMLGLHEEFLPASKRYMNDYIQYVTSDFLAGLGFGATQMLGENEGIYVGYSLDTGRNVYLKPALASQGVKGSVTNALASAFVGSLGGGKSFANNLIVYYAVLYGAQAVIVDPKAERGRWKETLPEISHEINIVTLTSDEKNKGLLDPYVIMKNPKDSESLAIDILTFLTGISSRDGERFPILRKAIRAVTNSEVRGLMKVIEELRVENTPLSTSIADHIESFTDYDFAHLLFSNGYVEQSISLEKQLNIIQVADLVLPDKETSFEEYTTMELLSVAMLIVISTFALDFIHTDRSIFKIVDLDEAWSFLQVAQGKTLSMKLVRAGRAMNAGVYFVTQNTDDLLDEKLKNNLGLKFAFRSTDLNEIKKTLAFFGVDPEDENNQKRLRDLENGQCLISDLYGRVGVIQFHPVFEELLHAFDTRPPVRKEV, from the coding sequence ATGGCATATCCAATTAAATACATTGAAAACAATCTCGTCTGGAATAAAGACGGGGAATGTTATGCTTACTATGAGCTTGTTCCTTACAATTACTCATTTCTAAGTCCAGAACAGAAAATACAAGTGCATGATTCTTTCAGACAGCTTATCGCACAAAATCGTGATGGCAAAATTCATGCTTTACAAATCAGTACAGAATCCAGCATACGTTCTGCACAAGAGCGTTCCAAAAATGAAGTCACTGGCAAGCTCAAAGCGGTTGCCTATGACAAAATCGACCAACAGACAGACGCTTTAATATCCATGATTGGCGAAAATCAAGTGAACTACCGTTTCTTTATCGGCTTTAAGTTGCTTCTCAACGATCAGGAGTTTTCTATGAAAAGTCTTACCGTTGAAGCAAAAAATGCTTTGTCTGATTTTGTCTATGATGTGAACCATAAGCTGATGGGCGATTTTGTTAGTATGAGTAATGATGAAATCCTGCGTTTTCAGAAGATGGAAAAGCTCTTAGAAAATAAAATCTCTCGTCGTTTCAAAATCCGCAGGTTAGATAAGGACGACTTCGGCTATCTGATTGAACACCTTTACGGACAGACAGGCACTGCCTATGAAGAGTATGAGTACCATCTATCAAAGAAAAAGCTGGATAATGAAACGCTGATTAAATACTATGACTTGATTAAGCCTACTCGCTGTTTGGTGGAAGAAAAACAGCGATATTTGAAAATCCAGCAGGAAGATGAAACCGTCTATGTAGCTTACTTTACCATTAACAGCATTGTCGGAGAACTGGACTTCCCGTCCTCTGAAATCTTCTACTACCAGCAACAGCAATTTACATTCCCGATTGATACGTCAATGAATGTGGAAATTGTAGCGAATCGTAAAGCCCTATCTACTGTCCGCAATAAAAAGAAAGAACTGAAAGACTTGGATAACCACGCTTGGCAAAGTGATAATGAAACCAGCTCCAATGTGGCGGAAGCTCTGGAAAGTGTGAATGAGCTGGAAACCAATTTAGACCAAAGCAAGGAATCTATGTACAAGCTGTCTTATGTGGTAAGGGTATCAGCAAATGATCTTGACGAACTCAAACGTCGTTGTAATGAAGTGAAAGATTTTTATGACGATTTAAGCGTAAAACTGGTACGACCATTTGGGGATATGCTCGGCTTACATGAAGAATTTTTACCTGCCAGCAAGCGTTATATGAATGATTATATTCAATACGTGACCTCTGATTTCCTCGCTGGTTTAGGTTTTGGTGCTACTCAAATGCTGGGGGAAAATGAGGGGATTTATGTTGGCTACAGCTTAGATACTGGACGCAATGTCTATCTGAAACCTGCTCTTGCCAGTCAAGGGGTTAAGGGTTCAGTAACCAATGCGTTAGCGTCGGCTTTTGTTGGTTCGCTGGGTGGTGGTAAATCCTTTGCGAATAACCTTATCGTCTATTATGCGGTGCTTTATGGGGCACAAGCAGTGATTGTAGACCCAAAAGCAGAACGTGGCAGATGGAAAGAAACCTTGCCAGAGATTTCCCATGAAATCAATATCGTCACTCTGACTTCTGATGAGAAAAACAAAGGCTTACTTGACCCTTATGTGATTATGAAAAATCCCAAAGATTCTGAATCACTGGCTATTGATATTCTGACATTCCTTACGGGGATTTCCTCTCGTGATGGGGAACGCTTCCCAATCCTTAGAAAAGCCATTCGTGCAGTAACCAATAGTGAAGTACGAGGGTTGATGAAAGTGATTGAGGAATTACGGGTTGAGAATACGCCACTAAGTACCAGTATAGCCGACCATATCGAAAGTTTTACAGACTATGACTTTGCACATTTATTATTCAGTAATGGTTATGTGGAGCAGTCTATCAGCTTAGAAAAACAACTGAACATTATACAGGTTGCGGACTTGGTACTTCCCGACAAGGAAACTTCCTTTGAGGAATATACCACTATGGAGCTTTTATCCGTTGCTATGCTGATTGTCATTAGTACCTTTGCTTTAGACTTTATCCATACAGACCGAAGCATTTTCAAGATTGTAGATTTAGACGAAGCATGGAGCTTTTTACAGGTAGCACAAGGAAAAACACTATCTATGAAGCTGGTTCGGGCTGGTCGTGCTATGAACGCTGGGGTATATTTCGTGACCCAAAATACAGACGACCTCTTAGATGAAAAACTGAAAAATAACCTCGGCTTAAAATTTGCATTTCGTTCCACTGACCTTAACGAGATTAAAAAGACCTTAGCCTTTTTTGGTGTAGACCCAGAGGACGAAAACAATCAGAAGCGATTGCGTGATTTGGAAAACGGGCAATGCCTTATCAGTGATTTATATGGTCGTGTCGGTGTGATACAGTTCCACCCTGTATTTGAAGAACTGCTCCATGCCTTTGATACCAGACCACCTGTGCGAAAAGAGGTGTAA
- a CDS encoding CD3337/EF1877 family mobilome membrane protein gives MKPSIVNRIKSNWTLKRLGKVAMTVAFTLVIAIFLLAMLGTVVQAAGLVDDTVNVANEYSRYPLENYQLDFYVDNSWGWLPWNWSDGIGKQVMYGLYAITNFIWTISLYVSNATGYLVQEAYSLDFISATADSIGKNMQTLAGVSANGFSTEGFYVGFLLLLILVLGVYVAYTGLIKRETTKAIHAIMNFVLVFILSASFIAYAPDYIKKINDFSSDISNASLSLGTKIVMPHSDSQGKDSVDLIRDSLFSIQVQQPWLLLQYNSSDIESIGIDRVESLLSTSPDSNNGEDREKIVAEEIEDRSNTNLTITKTINRLGTVFFLFVFNIGISIFVFLLTGIMIFSQVLFIIYAMFLPVSFILSMIPSFDGMSKRAITKLFNTILTRAGITLIITTAFSISTMLYTLSAGYPFFLIAFLQIVTFAGIYFKLGDLMSMFSLQSNDSQSVGSRVMRKPRMLMHAHMHRLQRKLGRSMTTLGAGSAIVTGKKGQSGSGSSARTQADHSRPDGKEKSTLGKRIGQTIGTVADTKDRMVDTASGLKEQVKDLPTNARYAVYQGKSKVKENVRDLTSSISQTKADRASGRKEQQEQRRKTIAKRRSEMEQVKQKKQPASSVHERPTTRQEQYHDEQTSKQSNIQTSYKESQQAKQERPAVKSDFSSPKVERQGNTVQEKTVQKPATSTTTADRTSQRPITKERPSTVQRVPLQNTRSRPPIKTATIKKVGKKP, from the coding sequence GTGAAACCATCAATAGTAAACAGAATAAAATCAAACTGGACGCTGAAACGTCTAGGTAAAGTGGCAATGACAGTGGCTTTCACACTTGTGATTGCCATTTTTCTTTTAGCCATGCTGGGAACGGTGGTTCAAGCTGCGGGCTTGGTAGATGATACGGTCAATGTGGCAAATGAATACAGCCGATACCCACTTGAAAACTATCAACTGGATTTTTATGTGGATAATAGCTGGGGCTGGCTTCCGTGGAACTGGTCGGACGGGATTGGAAAACAGGTCATGTATGGACTATATGCCATTACCAATTTTATTTGGACAATCAGTTTGTATGTTTCCAATGCGACAGGTTACTTAGTACAGGAAGCCTATTCCTTAGACTTCATTTCCGCTACAGCAGATTCCATTGGTAAGAATATGCAGACCTTAGCTGGTGTGAGTGCAAACGGATTTTCAACAGAGGGTTTCTATGTTGGATTCCTCTTACTCTTGATTTTGGTTCTTGGGGTTTATGTTGCCTATACGGGACTGATAAAGAGAGAAACCACAAAGGCAATTCATGCCATTATGAATTTTGTGCTGGTGTTTATCCTATCGGCTTCCTTTATTGCCTACGCTCCCGACTACATTAAAAAAATCAATGACTTTTCATCAGACATCAGTAATGCCAGTTTATCACTTGGCACGAAGATTGTCATGCCCCATTCCGATAGTCAAGGCAAGGACAGCGTGGACTTAATCAGAGATAGCCTGTTTTCCATACAGGTTCAGCAACCGTGGCTACTGCTTCAATACAACAGTTCAGACATTGAAAGTATCGGTATTGACCGTGTGGAAAGCCTGCTCTCCACCAGCCCAGATTCCAACAATGGCGAAGACAGAGAAAAAATTGTTGCGGAAGAAATTGAAGACAGAAGCAATACCAATCTAACCATTACAAAGACCATTAACCGTTTAGGTACAGTCTTCTTCCTATTTGTCTTCAATATTGGGATTTCCATATTTGTATTCCTATTAACAGGAATCATGATTTTCTCGCAGGTACTTTTTATCATCTATGCTATGTTTCTGCCTGTGAGCTTTATTTTAAGCATGATTCCATCATTTGATGGTATGTCAAAACGAGCCATAACAAAGCTCTTTAATACCATTTTGACACGAGCTGGAATCACATTGATTATTACGACAGCATTTAGTATTTCAACCATGCTCTATACCTTATCGGCTGGTTATCCGTTCTTTTTGATTGCTTTTCTACAGATTGTGACCTTTGCAGGAATCTACTTCAAGCTGGGCGATTTAATGAGTATGTTTTCTCTACAGAGTAACGATTCTCAAAGTGTGGGAAGTCGTGTGATGAGAAAACCTCGTATGCTTATGCACGCTCACATGCACCGTCTACAGCGGAAACTTGGACGTTCCATGACTACTCTAGGGGCTGGGTCTGCCATTGTTACAGGTAAAAAAGGACAGTCGGGTTCGGGGAGTTCTGCAAGGACACAAGCAGATCACTCCCGACCAGACGGAAAGGAAAAATCAACACTTGGAAAACGTATCGGTCAAACCATCGGTACAGTAGCTGATACCAAAGACAGAATGGTAGACACTGCTAGTGGTTTGAAAGAACAGGTTAAAGATTTGCCGACCAATGCAAGATATGCAGTATATCAAGGAAAATCCAAAGTAAAAGAGAATGTCCGTGATTTAACCAGTAGTATTTCTCAAACCAAAGCGGACAGAGCCAGTGGACGCAAGGAACAGCAGGAACAAAGGCGAAAAACCATTGCGAAGCGTCGCTCTGAAATGGAACAGGTCAAACAGAAAAAACAGCCTGCTTCTTCTGTTCATGAAAGACCGACTACAAGACAAGAACAATATCATGATGAACAGACCTCAAAACAGTCTAATATTCAGACTTCATATAAGGAATCTCAACAAGCCAAACAAGAGCGTCCAGCAGTTAAGTCCGATTTTTCAAGTCCAAAAGTGGAACGCCAAGGCAATACCGTTCAAGAAAAAACCGTTCAAAAGCCAGCAACTTCAACCACTACAGCAGATAGAACTTCACAACGTCCAATCACAAAAGAACGTCCGTCTACTGTTCAAAGAGTACCACTACAAAATACAAGAAGTAGACCACCAATCAAAACCGCCACCATTAAGAAAGTCGGTAAGAAACCATGA
- a CDS encoding lysozyme family protein, translating to MKLKTLVIGGSGLFLMVFSLLLFVAILFSDEQDSGISNIHYGGVNVSAEVLAHKPMVEKYAKEYGVEEYVNILLAIIQVESGGTAEDVMQSSESLGLPPNSLSTEESIKQGVKYFSELLASSERLSVDLESVIQSYNYGGGFLGYVANRGNKYTFELAQSFSKEYSGGEKVSYPNPIAIPINGGWRYNYGNMFYVQLVTQYLVTTEFDDDTVQAIMDEALKYEGWRYVYGGASPTTSFDCSGLTQWTYGKAGINLPRTAQQQYDVTQHIPLSEAQAGDLVFFHSTYNAGSYITHVGIYLGNNRMFHAGDPIGYADLTSPYWQQHLVGAGRIKQ from the coding sequence ATGAAGTTGAAAACTTTAGTGATTGGTGGTTCTGGATTATTCTTGATGGTCTTCTCACTGCTTCTGTTTGTTGCCATTTTATTTTCAGATGAACAGGACAGCGGAATTTCCAATATTCATTATGGAGGTGTGAATGTTTCCGCAGAAGTGCTGGCTCATAAGCCTATGGTAGAAAAATATGCCAAAGAATATGGCGTTGAAGAATATGTCAACATACTTCTTGCGATTATACAGGTGGAATCGGGCGGTACTGCGGAAGATGTTATGCAGTCCTCGGAATCCCTCGGTCTTCCACCTAATTCATTGAGTACAGAAGAATCCATTAAGCAAGGTGTGAAGTATTTCAGTGAATTATTAGCCAGTAGCGAAAGGCTCAGTGTAGATTTAGAATCGGTTATCCAGTCCTACAATTATGGTGGTGGTTTCTTAGGGTATGTGGCTAATCGTGGAAATAAATATACCTTTGAACTGGCTCAAAGTTTCTCAAAAGAGTATTCAGGTGGCGAAAAAGTGTCTTACCCCAATCCCATAGCCATACCTATCAATGGGGGCTGGCGATACAACTATGGCAATATGTTTTATGTGCAACTGGTAACGCAGTATCTTGTCACAACAGAGTTTGATGATGATACGGTACAAGCCATCATGGACGAAGCACTGAAATATGAGGGCTGGCGATACGTTTACGGTGGAGCTTCCCCGACTACTTCTTTTGATTGTAGCGGACTGACACAATGGACGTATGGAAAAGCTGGAATTAACTTACCACGAACCGCACAACAGCAATATGATGTGACCCAGCATATCCCACTATCGGAAGCACAAGCTGGCGATTTGGTTTTCTTTCATTCTACCTATAACGCTGGCTCTTATATTACTCATGTTGGGATATACCTTGGCAATAACCGTATGTTTCATGCAGGCGACCCAATCGGTTATGCCGACTTAACAAGCCCCTACTGGCAACAGCATTTAGTGGGAGCAGGACGAATCAAACAATGA